A window of Halodesulfovibrio aestuarii DSM 17919 = ATCC 29578 contains these coding sequences:
- a CDS encoding anthranilate synthase component II, producing the protein MFLLIDNYDSFTFNLVQAFQKTGRYPHVVRNDDPELLELAASGKLEMVCISPGPGKPENAGLCLEFLALLPKEVPVLGVCLGHQVLAHFAGATVDVAPRIMHGKHSNIDHTGEGLFEGIASPMQVARYHSLIITKNEDTLIVPTSSTQTPDGEEEIMSIKYADRPWVGVQFHPESILTPEGETMLKNFPDKVLVKSS; encoded by the coding sequence ATGTTTCTTCTTATTGATAATTACGATTCCTTTACCTTTAACTTGGTGCAGGCATTCCAGAAAACCGGACGATATCCACACGTTGTCCGCAATGATGATCCTGAATTGTTGGAGCTTGCAGCAAGCGGAAAACTAGAGATGGTGTGTATCTCCCCCGGGCCGGGAAAACCGGAAAATGCAGGGCTGTGCCTAGAATTTTTAGCTCTGCTCCCTAAAGAAGTCCCCGTTCTGGGGGTTTGTTTAGGACATCAGGTTCTAGCCCATTTTGCAGGAGCCACTGTGGATGTTGCTCCGCGCATTATGCACGGGAAACATTCGAACATTGACCATACAGGCGAAGGGCTTTTTGAGGGAATAGCATCCCCAATGCAGGTAGCGCGCTACCATTCACTGATTATTACAAAAAATGAAGACACATTAATTGTTCCAACGTCCTCCACACAGACACCGGACGGCGAAGAGGAGATTATGAGCATAAAATATGCTGACCGCCCTTGGGTTGGTGTCCAGTTTCATCCCGAATCAATTCTGACACCAGAAGGTGAAACGATGCTGAAAAACTTTCCAGACAAAGTTTTAGTAAAAAGCTCATAA
- the trpD gene encoding anthranilate phosphoribosyltransferase: MDKRNKKMNTTQILEQLADGKHLNGDVAHCVFTELMDGKMTSGQAGSLLMGLRQKGETAEEIHAAVRVCLERAKPVEAIEGATIDLVGTGGDGKHSFNCSTATALTLAGMGYTVTKHGNRAVSSSCGSADAVEGLGLPLRLLPEEIPAELAKRNFAFLFAPDYHPAFKHVMPVRKELGYRTLFNLLGPLLNPARPTHMLLGVAKPEFMEIMAEVLAQAGVERAAVVHGAGGYDELTTNGIAKVIFVENGTIRHAELDPAEFGFEPCAEDDLAVQGKEEGLAVLHELLEGKGPKAMQDMLALNTGMALHLITNEPLKTCMERAREAVAAGVGRKVLDA; encoded by the coding sequence ATGGATAAAAGGAACAAGAAAATGAATACGACACAGATATTAGAACAGTTGGCGGACGGAAAACATCTGAACGGAGATGTCGCTCACTGCGTCTTTACCGAATTGATGGACGGCAAAATGACATCCGGTCAGGCAGGCTCTTTATTGATGGGGTTACGCCAGAAAGGCGAAACTGCAGAAGAGATTCATGCTGCGGTGCGTGTTTGTCTTGAACGTGCCAAACCTGTTGAAGCAATTGAAGGCGCAACTATCGATCTGGTTGGCACAGGCGGCGATGGTAAGCATTCTTTTAACTGTTCCACAGCCACAGCGCTTACACTTGCGGGGATGGGCTATACGGTAACAAAGCATGGTAACCGCGCAGTGTCTTCATCATGCGGCAGCGCAGATGCTGTTGAAGGTCTTGGGCTACCGCTCCGTTTGTTACCGGAAGAGATTCCTGCAGAGCTTGCAAAACGCAACTTCGCTTTCTTGTTCGCACCTGATTATCACCCTGCATTCAAGCACGTAATGCCGGTTCGCAAAGAACTTGGGTACCGCACCCTGTTTAACCTGCTCGGCCCGCTGCTTAACCCAGCCCGTCCAACCCATATGCTGCTTGGTGTTGCTAAACCGGAGTTTATGGAAATTATGGCAGAAGTACTGGCGCAGGCCGGTGTTGAGCGTGCAGCGGTTGTCCATGGCGCAGGTGGATATGATGAACTAACCACAAACGGTATAGCGAAAGTGATTTTCGTAGAAAACGGAACTATCCGTCACGCGGAGCTTGATCCGGCAGAGTTTGGATTTGAACCATGTGCAGAAGATGATCTTGCAGTTCAAGGGAAAGAGGAAGGATTAGCAGTGCTACACGAGTTACTGGAAGGGAAAGGCCCAAAAGCGATGCAGGATATGCTGGCATTGAACACAGGCATGGCATTGCACCTTATTACTAATGAACCACTTAAAACCTGTATGGAACGCGCACGCGAAGCCGTTGCGGCAGGAGTCGGAAGGAAAGTCCTCGATGCTTAA
- a CDS encoding indole-3-glycerol phosphate synthase TrpC, with amino-acid sequence MLNKFLAAKHAEIARLVQLNNNNALPAAYKGERIPFAATLRANKLACIAEYKRASPSRGDIAPHLSPEDVAEQYAKAGATALSVLTEEKYFKGKLEYLERMQFVGLPMLRKDFIVHPLQVIETASTPASAQLLIARMFNSPAEIAELIELGASFGIESVVEVFNHTDLVLARLANATIIQVNNRNLDTLETDLAICKRMIPHRRTAEVWIAASGISSSTQRRQVEAAGYDAMLVGTALMQDGEPQKALTRLLE; translated from the coding sequence ATGCTTAATAAGTTTCTTGCAGCGAAGCATGCTGAAATAGCACGACTTGTTCAATTGAATAACAATAATGCGTTGCCAGCGGCCTACAAAGGTGAACGTATCCCATTTGCTGCTACGTTGCGTGCAAACAAACTGGCCTGCATTGCTGAATATAAACGTGCTTCTCCTTCCCGTGGTGATATTGCACCACACCTTTCTCCTGAAGATGTAGCAGAGCAATATGCAAAAGCAGGAGCAACAGCACTTTCAGTGCTAACTGAAGAAAAGTACTTTAAAGGTAAGCTTGAGTACTTAGAACGTATGCAGTTTGTTGGCCTACCAATGTTACGCAAGGATTTTATTGTACATCCTTTGCAAGTTATTGAGACAGCATCTACACCCGCATCCGCTCAGCTGCTCATTGCGCGTATGTTTAATTCACCAGCAGAAATTGCTGAATTAATTGAACTTGGAGCATCGTTTGGAATTGAAAGTGTCGTAGAGGTCTTCAACCACACGGACCTTGTTCTCGCCAGACTTGCTAACGCTACAATAATTCAGGTAAACAATAGAAATCTAGACACCTTGGAAACAGACCTTGCTATATGCAAGCGTATGATTCCTCACCGCAGAACTGCCGAAGTATGGATAGCGGCCAGCGGTATTTCGTCGTCAACACAACGACGCCAAGTTGAAGCGGCGGGATACGATGCAATGCTGGTCGGCACAGCCCTTATGCAGGATGGAGAACCGCAAAAGGCGCTTACTCGCCTACTCGAATAA